The region TTGACGAAAGTTGAGCAGGCATCCAGGCTGGACCGGACCGGTGACCGGTTGCAGCGAATCGTCCTCAGCACGCTGCGTCCGCGGCGGCTGCGGGACCTGCTGCACGGGGTCACCATCGGGCACCCACTGCACCCGGCGATGGTGCAGGTGCCGGTCGGCGCGTGGATCAGCGCCGCCGTCCTGGACCTGATGCCCGGGCAACGGCGGCCCGCGACGATGCTGGTGGGCCTGGGCACCGTCAGTGCGGTGCCGGCGGCGGTCGCCGGGTTCAACGACTGGGCGGCACTCGCCCGGGACCAGCGCCGCGTCGGCCTGGTGCACGCCGCCGCCAACACCGTCGGCGTGACGCTCTACGCCGGCTCGTTGGCCGCGCGACTGTCCGGCCGGCACGGCGTCGGTCGAGCCCTCGGCTTTCTCGGGCTCTCCACCGTCAGCCTCGGGGCGTACATCGGGGGTCATCTCGCGTACAAGCAGGGGGCGCAGGTCAACCAGAGCGTCTCCGAGTTGCGCCGGATGACCGACGGGTGGCACTCGCTCGTCGACATGGCGACGCTGCCGCAGCGCACCCTGATCACCCGAGAGGTGGACGACGACATCTCGGTGATCCTCTACCGGCACGGTGACGAGGTGACCGTGATGTTGGAGCGCTGCCCGCACCAGAGCGGGCCTCTCGGCGAGGGCGAGGTGCAGGAGATCGACGGCCACGCCTGCGTGGTCTGTCCGTGGCACGGCAGCGCGTTCCGGCTCAACGGCGGCGAGGTCGTTCAGGGGCCGTCCGGCAACGACCAGCAGATCCTGCCCACCCGGATCCAGAACGGCGTGCTCCAGACCCGCCTGCCCTGACGGCCTTCCGTTGCGGGCAGCTCTCGAGCGCGCCGGGTCCGCTATCCCCGGTCCGGTCCGGAACCGCTGCGTCGGTGGCGGCCGACCGGTGGCCCGTCCGGTACGGAGTCCAGACCGTGCCCGCCGGTGAGCAGCCCACCCGCGCCATCGGCACCAGCCCAACCGCCGTCACCGCCCCAACCCGGCGCGCCGGCGGGCTCCACCCCGCCGCCGCTTCCGGTGCTGCCGCTGCCGCGGGGGGCGGTGTCGTTGGCGCTCGTCGGGGTCCGACCGGCCGGTGGGGTCGGAGCCTCGATCGCTGCTGCCGCCCGGCTCGCCGCCCAGGCCGCACCGCTTCCACCGGCTCCGCCAGCGGTCCGCCGGGTTGCGCTCGTGGTGCGGCCCGCGCTGCTGGTGCTTCGCGACGTGCCGCCTCGGGGCTTGCGCGAGGAGGCGGCCAGTCGGGGGGTCGCACCGGCGGTCGCCGGGCGTCGACGCAGACCCAGGACCGCGCCGATCTGGGCACCGACAATGCTCGCCACGGCCAGTACGGCGGAGACCGCCAACGGTCGGTTCACCCGGTCGGCCGCACCGGCGCGGGCTGCGCCGACCGTCATCGCGGGTGGTTGGCCCGCTGACCCCGTACCGCTGGGTGGTGCCGGGTCCACCCGCTCCGGTGCGGCCCGCTCGGGTGCCGGCCGGGGTGCGGGCGCCGGTTTCGGGGCCGCGGGGCGGACGACCAGACGGCCATTCGCGTGCTGCCGGGCCCCCTGGTCGGCGGCCTCCGTCGGGAGTCGGAGCAGTTGGCCGGGGCGGATCCGATCCGGGTCGTCGAGCTTGTTCAGCGCCGCGAGCTGTCGGTAGTCACCGAACTCGTCCAGATAACGCTCGGCCACCTCACCCAGGTAGTCACCCCGCGCCACCCGGTACACCGGCGCGGCCTCGCCGTTCGTCGACCGGCCGCTGGGTGCGGCCAACTCCGTCCCGGCCAACCCGAGTGGCCCGCCGCGGGCCAGCGGGGCTGCGGCGTCGGGTGTCGTGCCCGCGCGGGCCGGCGCGGCCAGGGTGGCCACCGTCGGTGCGCCCGGATTCGGGTACGCCGGGGGGCCGTAGATCGCCGCGGCGCTGGCGGCGGCCGGGCTGGCGATCAGGATCAGCGCGACCGAGCCGACCAGCGCGGCGGCGGCCTTCTGCTGGCGTCCCATCCCGGGCAACTTCGGCGCCGGCCGGCGCAGGGTCTGTGCGCCCAGCTCGACGAGGACGGAGAAGGCGAACGTGGCCCAGCCGAACCAGCCGGCCACGGCCAGTGCCCGCAGGAAGAGCTGACCATCGT is a window of Micromonospora sp. WMMD961 DNA encoding:
- a CDS encoding Rieske 2Fe-2S domain-containing protein, with translation MRALLTKVEQASRLDRTGDRLQRIVLSTLRPRRLRDLLHGVTIGHPLHPAMVQVPVGAWISAAVLDLMPGQRRPATMLVGLGTVSAVPAAVAGFNDWAALARDQRRVGLVHAAANTVGVTLYAGSLAARLSGRHGVGRALGFLGLSTVSLGAYIGGHLAYKQGAQVNQSVSELRRMTDGWHSLVDMATLPQRTLITREVDDDISVILYRHGDEVTVMLERCPHQSGPLGEGEVQEIDGHACVVCPWHGSAFRLNGGEVVQGPSGNDQQILPTRIQNGVLQTRLP